Proteins encoded together in one Acanthochromis polyacanthus isolate Apoly-LR-REF ecotype Palm Island chromosome 12, KAUST_Apoly_ChrSc, whole genome shotgun sequence window:
- the mrpl51 gene encoding 39S ribosomal protein L51, mitochondrial, with product MSVLAVLLRAGSTFCQSAGNLLLPVRTVSTSACCRIRMHAIPQLKTVDRWTEKRSMFGVYDNIGILGDFKAHPKDLIIGPCWLKGFKGNELQRLIRKKKMVGDRMLTEDKHNLEKRIKFLYRRFNRTGKHR from the exons ATGTCGGTTCTGGCGGTTCTGCTCAGAGCTGGATCCACCTTCTGTCAGTCTGCTGGGAACCTGCTGCTCCCGGTCAGAACCGTCTCCACCA GTGCCTGCTGCAGGATCCGGATGCACGCCATCCCTCAGCTGAAGACCGTGGACCGGTGGACGGAGAAGAGAAGCATGTTTGGAGTTTATGACAATATCGGCATCCTGG GGGATTTTAAAGCTCATCCTAAAGACCTGATCATCGGCCCCTGCTGGCTGAAGGGCTTCAAAGGAAACGAGCTGCAGCGTTTAAtcaggaagaagaagatggtTGGAGACAGAATGCTGACTGAGGACAAACACAACCTGGAGAAGAGAATCAAATTCCTCTACAGACGCTTCAACCGGACCGGAAAACATCGTTAA